A window of Aquipuribacter nitratireducens contains these coding sequences:
- the murJ gene encoding murein biosynthesis integral membrane protein MurJ — protein sequence MSERLRDGAGRADQDGTTAQAPVATTGAATGPRVRVGRATAVMASGTLVSRVLGLVSKIVLTALLGLSAANLAANAFDVANKLPNLIYAIVAGGALNAVLVPQIVRADRDGARGREFLDRLFTMALVGLLGLTVVLTLLARPLVALYTDGWAQPEFDLAVAFALWCVPQVFFYGAYTLFGQVLNARGSFGPYMWAPVVNNVVAITGMLVFLLAFGRQQTTDPAAWTPGMVALLAGTATLGVAGQAAVLAWPLRRIGFTLRPRWGLRGVGFRSAGRVAAWTFAGIVVSQLVFVLVSNTASRTVAVTRGTDLAETTASTTAWTLGFLLYMLPHSLIAVSVVTAVFTQVSGAAAHADTAGVAAGTRRYMRLLLVAVALPAAGLVAFGDLVSAVLFAPDDAPPVVVGRVVAAMALGLPFFSVLYLVRRVFYAYEDGRTPFWVTLVTAGVWAAGTAAVPFLLPVQWWVAGIAASMSLGEVAGLVVATAWLHRRVGDLGVRGFLWVLARIGVVLAVVVPAAVLVGRLAGGTGSRPEALLGLLAGGAVLVVGYVAGTLLLRVRETRAVADLLAARLLRRGGARGRV from the coding sequence GTGAGCGAGCGCCTCCGCGACGGCGCCGGCCGGGCCGACCAGGACGGCACCACCGCACAGGCACCCGTCGCCACGACGGGCGCCGCGACGGGCCCGCGGGTCCGGGTCGGCCGGGCGACCGCCGTCATGGCGTCGGGGACCCTCGTCTCCCGCGTCCTCGGGCTCGTCAGCAAGATCGTCCTCACGGCCCTGCTCGGCCTGTCGGCCGCGAACCTCGCCGCCAACGCGTTCGACGTGGCGAACAAGCTGCCCAACCTCATCTACGCGATCGTCGCGGGCGGGGCGCTCAACGCCGTCCTCGTCCCCCAGATCGTGCGGGCGGACCGCGACGGCGCCCGGGGCCGGGAGTTCCTCGACCGCCTCTTCACCATGGCGCTCGTCGGGCTGCTCGGGCTCACCGTCGTCCTCACGCTCCTCGCCCGCCCGCTCGTGGCCCTCTACACCGACGGGTGGGCGCAGCCGGAGTTCGACCTCGCGGTCGCCTTCGCCCTCTGGTGCGTGCCGCAGGTGTTCTTCTACGGCGCCTACACGCTGTTCGGCCAGGTCCTCAACGCCCGCGGCAGCTTCGGGCCGTACATGTGGGCGCCCGTCGTGAACAACGTCGTCGCCATCACGGGCATGCTCGTGTTCCTCCTCGCCTTCGGCCGCCAGCAGACCACCGACCCGGCGGCGTGGACGCCGGGGATGGTCGCCCTGCTCGCGGGGACGGCCACGCTCGGCGTGGCCGGGCAGGCGGCGGTCCTCGCGTGGCCGCTGCGGCGGATCGGGTTCACCCTGCGCCCGCGGTGGGGGCTGCGCGGCGTCGGGTTCCGCAGCGCCGGCCGCGTCGCGGCCTGGACCTTCGCCGGCATCGTCGTGAGCCAGCTCGTCTTCGTGCTCGTGTCGAACACCGCGAGCCGCACGGTGGCCGTGACCCGGGGCACCGACCTCGCCGAGACGACGGCGTCGACGACGGCGTGGACGCTCGGCTTCCTCCTCTACATGCTCCCCCACAGCCTCATCGCCGTCTCGGTCGTCACCGCGGTGTTCACGCAGGTGTCCGGTGCCGCCGCGCACGCGGACACCGCCGGGGTCGCGGCGGGGACGCGCCGCTACATGCGGCTGCTCCTCGTGGCGGTCGCGCTGCCGGCGGCGGGCCTCGTCGCGTTCGGGGACCTCGTGTCCGCCGTGCTGTTCGCCCCCGACGACGCGCCCCCCGTCGTCGTCGGCCGCGTGGTCGCCGCCATGGCGCTCGGCCTGCCGTTCTTCAGCGTCCTCTACCTCGTCCGCCGCGTGTTCTACGCCTACGAGGACGGCCGCACGCCGTTCTGGGTGACGCTCGTGACCGCGGGGGTGTGGGCCGCGGGGACCGCCGCGGTGCCGTTCCTGCTCCCCGTCCAGTGGTGGGTGGCGGGCATCGCCGCGTCGATGAGCCTCGGGGAGGTCGCCGGGCTCGTCGTCGCGACGGCGTGGCTGCACCGCCGGGTCGGTGACCTCGGCGTGCGGGGCTTCCTGTGGGTCCTCGCCCGGATCGGTGTCGTCCTCGCGGTCGTCGTCCCCGCCGCGGTGCTCGTCGGTCGGCTCGCCGGTGGCACGGGGTCCCGACCCGAGGCCCTCCTCGGCCTGCTCGCCGGCGGCGCCGTCCTCGTCGTCGGGTACGTGGCCGGCACCCTCCTGCTGCGGGTGCGGGAGACGCGCGCCGTCGCCGACCTGCTCGCCGCCCGGTTGCTCCGCAGGGGTGGTGCGCGCGGTCGGGTGTAA
- a CDS encoding NUDIX hydrolase: MSPAPVRTEVSAGGLVVDRSTDPLRVALICRRNRAGRLEWCLPKGHLEGEETPEQAAVREIAEETGIDGRVLESLGSIDYWFFADGHRIHKTVHLFLLEATGGTVTVDNDPDHEAVEAAWVGLDALEDRLAFPNERRAARLAAARLGVPLQSARGSHAGQRRRGHG, encoded by the coding sequence ATGAGCCCCGCACCCGTCCGGACCGAGGTGTCCGCCGGGGGGCTCGTCGTCGACCGCAGCACGGACCCGCTGCGGGTCGCCCTCATCTGCCGCCGCAACCGGGCCGGCCGCCTCGAGTGGTGCCTGCCGAAGGGCCACCTCGAGGGCGAGGAGACGCCGGAGCAGGCGGCGGTGCGGGAGATCGCGGAGGAGACCGGCATCGACGGCCGGGTGCTGGAGTCGCTCGGGTCCATCGACTACTGGTTCTTCGCCGACGGCCACCGCATCCACAAGACGGTCCACCTGTTCCTCCTCGAGGCGACGGGGGGGACCGTCACGGTCGACAACGACCCCGACCACGAGGCGGTCGAGGCGGCGTGGGTGGGCCTCGACGCGCTCGAGGACCGGCTCGCGTTCCCCAACGAGCGGCGCGCGGCCCGCCTGGCCGCGGCCCGGCTCGGCGTGCCGCTGCAGTCGGCACGCGGCTCCCACGCCGGGCAGCGCCGGCGGGGCCACGGGTGA
- a CDS encoding CCA tRNA nucleotidyltransferase, with protein sequence MPEDRPAALRRAAAAVAALVPELGDLGARFQDAGFELALVGGPVRDAFLGRTSGDLDLTTDARPDDTERLLAAWGGTTWDMGRTFGTIGARRGGTTVEVTTYRADAYDGETRKPVVEFGDSLEEDLRRRDFTMNAMAVRLPSLELVDPFGGVDDLVARRLRTPQPAPASFRDDPLRMMRAARFASQLGVDVDEEVRAAMTERAPTIGIVSAERVRDELVRLVCGRDPRAGLELMVSTGLADHVLPELPALRLEVDEHHRHKDVYEHTLTVLEQAIALEDDHRDPDAVVPGPDLVLRLAALLHDVGKPATRRFEPGGGVSFHHHEVVGAKLTAKRLRTLRFDKQTVKDVARLVELHLRFHGYGDGAWTDSAVRRYVTDAGPLLPRLHRLTRSDSTTRNARKAQRLRLAYDDLERRIDVLREQEELARVRPDLDGNAIMRLLDLPPGPLVGRAYRHLLQVRLDEGPLEGEAAEAELRRWWAAQPESRTQHTDG encoded by the coding sequence GTGCCCGAGGACCGTCCCGCCGCCCTGCGCCGCGCCGCCGCCGCGGTGGCCGCGCTCGTGCCCGAGCTCGGCGACCTCGGTGCGCGCTTCCAGGACGCGGGCTTCGAGCTCGCGCTCGTCGGGGGTCCCGTCCGGGACGCGTTCCTCGGCCGCACCTCCGGCGACCTCGACCTCACGACCGACGCGCGACCCGACGACACCGAGCGGCTGCTCGCCGCCTGGGGCGGGACGACGTGGGACATGGGCCGCACGTTCGGGACGATCGGCGCTCGCCGTGGCGGCACGACGGTCGAGGTCACGACCTACCGGGCCGACGCCTACGACGGGGAGACCCGCAAGCCGGTCGTGGAGTTCGGCGACTCCCTCGAGGAGGACCTGCGCCGGCGGGACTTCACGATGAACGCCATGGCGGTGCGCCTGCCGTCGCTCGAGCTCGTGGACCCGTTCGGGGGCGTGGACGACCTCGTCGCCCGCCGCCTCCGGACGCCGCAGCCGGCCCCCGCCAGCTTCCGCGACGACCCGCTGCGGATGATGCGCGCCGCGCGGTTCGCCTCCCAGCTCGGTGTCGACGTCGACGAGGAGGTCCGCGCCGCCATGACGGAGCGGGCCCCGACGATCGGCATCGTGTCGGCCGAGCGCGTGCGGGACGAGCTCGTCCGGCTCGTGTGCGGCCGCGACCCGCGGGCCGGGCTCGAGCTCATGGTGTCGACCGGGCTCGCCGACCACGTGCTGCCCGAGCTGCCGGCCCTGCGACTGGAGGTCGACGAGCACCACCGCCACAAGGACGTGTACGAGCACACCCTCACCGTCCTCGAGCAGGCCATCGCCCTGGAGGACGACCACCGGGACCCGGACGCGGTCGTGCCCGGCCCGGACCTCGTGCTCCGGCTCGCGGCGCTCCTGCACGACGTCGGCAAGCCGGCGACCCGGCGCTTCGAGCCGGGCGGCGGGGTGAGCTTCCACCACCACGAGGTGGTCGGCGCCAAGCTCACGGCGAAGCGCCTCAGGACGCTGCGCTTCGACAAGCAGACCGTCAAGGACGTCGCGCGGCTCGTCGAGCTGCACCTGCGGTTCCACGGCTACGGCGACGGGGCGTGGACCGACTCGGCGGTGCGCCGCTACGTCACCGACGCCGGCCCGCTGCTGCCGCGCCTGCACCGGCTCACGCGCAGCGACTCCACCACCCGCAACGCCCGCAAGGCCCAGCGGCTCCGCCTCGCCTACGACGACCTCGAGCGGCGCATCGATGTGCTGCGCGAGCAGGAGGAGCTCGCACGGGTGCGGCCCGACCTCGACGGCAACGCGATCATGCGCCTGCTCGACCTGCCACCCGGACCGCTCGTCGGCCGGGCCTACCGCCACCTGCTGCAGGTGCGTCTCGACGAGGGTCCGCTGGAGGGCGAGGCGGCCGAGGCCGAGCTGCGCCGGTGGTGGGCCGCGCAACCGGAGTCGCGGACGCAGCACACGGACGGGTGA
- a CDS encoding CAP domain-containing protein encodes METPETPLSVPVLDRRSVLRGASVLGAAGAAGAALTLTAAPASASLTSMYSHVATSRRSAGKRQLSRGTALQRVAQAWAVELARTGQLRHNPRYASLIPRGWLRAGENVGYVSGSSPEARLHRMWMDSRGHRANILGAYTHVGIGRAFDSRGRLWGVQVFAAYPR; translated from the coding sequence ATGGAGACGCCGGAGACCCCCCTGTCCGTGCCCGTCCTCGACCGTCGCTCGGTGCTGCGCGGAGCCTCCGTGCTCGGTGCCGCCGGTGCCGCCGGTGCCGCCCTCACCCTGACGGCCGCCCCCGCGTCGGCGAGCCTCACGTCGATGTACTCCCACGTCGCCACGTCACGCCGGTCGGCCGGCAAGCGGCAGCTGTCCCGGGGCACCGCCCTCCAGCGGGTCGCGCAGGCGTGGGCGGTCGAGCTCGCCCGCACCGGGCAGCTGCGGCACAACCCCCGCTACGCCTCGCTCATCCCGCGCGGCTGGCTGCGTGCCGGCGAGAACGTCGGCTACGTGAGCGGCAGCAGCCCGGAGGCGCGCCTGCACCGGATGTGGATGGACAGCCGCGGTCACCGGGCCAACATCCTCGGCGCCTACACCCACGTCGGCATCGGCCGGGCCTTCGACTCCCGCGGGCGGCTGTGGGGTGTGCAGGTCTTCGCGGCCTACCCGCGCTGA
- a CDS encoding MFS transporter, which translates to MTTATSPAPGTAGFARVLRGDRYRRLLAVRLTSQLGDGAFQAGLASFVLFNPTQAPTAPLVAGVLTVAVLPFTVVGPFAGVLLDRWSRQRVLLVSNLVRVVLALAVAALVVAADGRLEGGVLGALYLLVLAALSVNRFLLAGLGASLPHVVPRALLVPANAVTPTLGTGAFGAGFGLGLGLRLALGPGAPTDGLVVAAAAALFLGAALLTGRLGHRELGPDTPSAASTRAAAVAVARGLREGAAHVWRRPVARDAIGAVGAHRFAFGLSTIATVLLARGHLSDDVEAGFGVLGLVGGAAAAGALLAAAVTPAAVRALERRGTPLGLGPLDTWLVLALLVAAVTEALFVLGIATAPLAAGALVLGLAGQVVKIGADTHVQTAVAEHVRGRAFAFYDVVFNAAFVLAAGLGALVVPDDGYSRPLYAGIAVLYLAVAVGYARAAARPQRG; encoded by the coding sequence GTGACGACGGCGACCTCCCCCGCGCCCGGCACGGCGGGCTTCGCCCGCGTCCTGCGCGGGGACCGCTACCGCCGCCTCCTGGCCGTCCGGCTCACGAGCCAGCTCGGGGACGGGGCCTTCCAGGCGGGGCTCGCGAGCTTCGTCCTGTTCAACCCGACGCAGGCGCCGACGGCGCCGCTCGTCGCCGGCGTGCTGACCGTCGCGGTCCTGCCGTTCACCGTGGTCGGGCCGTTCGCCGGGGTGCTGCTCGACCGCTGGAGCCGGCAGCGCGTCCTGCTCGTCAGCAACCTCGTGCGCGTCGTCCTCGCCCTCGCGGTCGCGGCGCTCGTCGTCGCGGCGGACGGTCGCCTCGAGGGCGGGGTCCTCGGCGCGCTCTACCTGCTCGTCCTCGCCGCCCTCTCCGTCAACCGGTTCCTCCTCGCCGGCCTCGGTGCCTCCCTGCCGCACGTGGTGCCGCGGGCGCTGCTCGTACCCGCGAACGCCGTGACGCCGACCCTCGGCACCGGGGCGTTCGGCGCCGGGTTCGGCCTCGGCCTCGGCCTGCGCCTCGCGCTGGGACCCGGTGCGCCCACCGACGGCCTCGTCGTCGCGGCTGCGGCCGCGCTCTTCCTCGGAGCCGCCCTGCTCACCGGGCGCCTCGGGCACCGCGAGCTCGGCCCGGACACCCCGAGTGCCGCGAGCACCCGCGCAGCGGCCGTCGCCGTCGCCCGCGGCCTGCGTGAGGGCGCCGCGCACGTGTGGCGCCGTCCGGTCGCCCGCGACGCCATCGGCGCCGTGGGCGCCCACCGGTTCGCCTTCGGGCTGTCGACGATCGCGACGGTCCTCCTCGCCCGGGGCCACCTCTCCGACGACGTCGAGGCGGGGTTCGGGGTGCTCGGCCTGGTCGGCGGGGCGGCCGCGGCCGGGGCGCTGCTCGCCGCCGCCGTCACGCCCGCCGCGGTCCGCGCGCTCGAGCGCCGGGGCACGCCCCTGGGGCTCGGCCCGCTCGACACCTGGCTCGTCCTCGCTCTGCTCGTCGCCGCGGTCACCGAGGCCCTCTTCGTGCTCGGCATCGCGACGGCACCGCTCGCGGCGGGGGCGCTCGTCCTCGGCCTCGCGGGCCAGGTGGTGAAGATCGGCGCGGACACGCACGTCCAGACGGCCGTCGCGGAGCACGTGCGGGGTCGCGCGTTCGCGTTCTACGACGTCGTCTTCAACGCCGCGTTCGTCCTCGCGGCCGGCCTCGGTGCCCTCGTCGTGCCGGACGACGGCTACTCCCGGCCGCTGTACGCCGGGATCGCCGTCCTGTACCTCGCGGTGGCGGTCGGCTACGCGCGCGCCGCCGCCCGCCCTCAGCGCGGGTAG
- a CDS encoding GtrA family protein, whose translation MTTARTTTDSQEATASWLSRVQRHSLTRFLAFSAFGLAFDLTVLALLDAFTPLPRLASVAIAFVLTYALNFVLNRWYAFDAAHGHAGAQVSRFLPQVAADFLLVLFGVQLLLLTGMPLLVARVLSASTNAVLNYCAYRWWTFRDALPGRSADGSAP comes from the coding sequence GTGACGACCGCCCGCACCACGACGGACAGCCAGGAGGCGACCGCCTCCTGGCTGTCCCGCGTGCAGCGGCACTCCCTCACCCGCTTCCTCGCCTTCAGCGCGTTCGGGCTCGCCTTCGACCTCACCGTCCTCGCGCTGCTCGACGCCTTCACCCCCCTCCCGCGGCTGGCGAGCGTCGCGATCGCGTTCGTCCTCACGTACGCGCTCAACTTCGTCCTCAACCGGTGGTACGCCTTCGACGCCGCCCACGGCCACGCCGGGGCGCAGGTGTCCCGGTTCCTCCCGCAGGTCGCGGCGGACTTCCTCCTCGTGCTGTTCGGCGTCCAGCTGCTCCTCCTCACGGGCATGCCCCTGCTCGTGGCACGGGTGCTGTCGGCCTCGACGAACGCCGTCCTCAACTACTGCGCGTACCGCTGGTGGACCTTCCGCGACGCGCTGCCGGGCCGGTCCGCGGACGGCTCGGCGCCGTGA